A stretch of DNA from Cryptomeria japonica chromosome 4, Sugi_1.0, whole genome shotgun sequence:
agcataaaataacttTCAAAAAAGCGACCTTCACGTGGGGCGGTGCACCGCATTCTTATCTGGTTGTATTCGCAGACAACAAATTCTACCAGCACTGTTATAAATTCACATCTTTCCCCTGGCAATTTCAAATTCATTGAAGTTTAGCCCTGGTTTTGGGTTTCAAATGATCAAAAGGCGAGCACTAGGCTTCAGTTTTTGAGTTGTTTTTTCAAATTCAAAACATGGCATCTGCTATGGTTGTTCTTGTTGTTTCTAACCATGTTGGGATGATGACACAACAGATACACAAGCAGGCTTCATCTGTGCTAAACCTCAGAAGGCTTTTTGAATGGATGAACAAGACTCTCCGAAAAACAGAGATTCAAAGTGCACACGAGGGGTTCGTGAAAAGCTGGCTGCTGAATGTTGTGGAGATTGCTTTGGATGCAGAGGGCATACTGGACGAATGCGGTATTGAATCTCAAGGTACAGATAATGGAAACCCTCAATCCTGTTGTGtctttgctttcacttgttctCAATTAATCTATCATTATCAAATGGGACGTTGGATTAAAGTGGGGAAAGATAGAATGAGATCAATTATGGGAGATGCAGGGGAGCTCAAGCTTGTTGGGGGTTTGATTCATTCAGATCAGGGCTTTATGGGTACAGCGCAGTATGTAAAGTGGGGGAGAGCAAGTCTAATGGAGAGTGATTCGAAACCCGTGGCTATTGAGCCCAAGTTTGAAAATGCCCTTAGCCTTCTGGATGGCCACGTGGTTTCAGTCATTGTTTGTGTTGGAATGGGAGGTACGGGGAAAACTTTTCTACTGCAACATGTCTTCAACAGAAGAAAGGACAGGTTTGAGAAAGCAATCGGGCTTTCTGTTTCTCAGACTTACTCTCTTCAAAAGTTGCAAGCTGCTTTCGCCTTGAAAATAGGTTTGAATGAGGTCGTTAAGGGAAGGGTAGATGAGGTGCAGGCAGCAGAGTTGATTCATGACTGCCTAAAAAGCAGAGGGTCTTTGATTGTGTTGGATGATGTGTGGAGGGCAACTAGGGAAGCTAGCTTGGTATTTGCACTCGACCTTCCAGCTCGGAACGACACACAGTGCAAAATTGTGGTGAGTGCACGAAGCAGAGATGTGTGCAGAAGGATGAATGCTTCTGATTATCAAGTGCAACATATGACAGATGAAGAGAGTTGGAAGCTGTTTTGTGCTTTTGCCTTCTCTCACTGCCAGCAAAATCAACCGCCACATCAACTTGAAGGGATTGCTCGTCAAATCGATGGGGAATGTGCGAGATTGCCCATGGAAGATTAAACAGTGGCAGCGTCTCTGGTGGGAAAGAGATTGTCAAGGGAATGAGAATCCAAATTGGGGCAGCTGAGAGCGGCATCTTATATTGAGGATCCAATTATGCAGATTCTCAAGTTGAGTTATGATTCTCTCTCTGCCCATCTTAAACCTTGTTTTGCATTTCCTTCTTTCCCGAGGATGAGGAAATAGATCTCAAATATCCGAGAGTTGCTGAAAAATACATTCCTCAAGCGAGTTTCACGAACTGTGTTTGGTGCAGAAAGCAAGCTAGATAAATTGTTCAAATTGCATGATTTATTGCTTGATTTGGCCATTAGTATATCAAAAAGAGGACCAGCTAGATATTGGATGGAGTTATTGCTTGATTTGGCCATTAGTATATCAAAAAGAGGACCAGCTAGATATTGGATGGAGTTATATATGTCATCTTCACAAGTTCTGGTTGGTACAGAAAGCAAGTGATTTTTGGTCATCTAGATAAAAATTTTATCTTCAAATTGCATGATTTATTGCTTGATTTGGCCATTAGCAAATGTGCATTTAGTGTGGAGGAATCAAATGAGTAGCAGGTTTTGTAGGATTTTGTTGGGTAAGAAAAACATTGTTAATGGCAAGCAACAGGGCATATTCTGCCATGTTTTTGTACTCTATCATCCTCACAAAATAGAGGCATTCAAAATATTCCAGCAATCTTGCTTAGCGAGGTGACAAAACTATGAATTTTGTATTGAGTTCCATTCACATCTAGTCATTGCCCACCTGTGTTGGAAATTTTAAGCTCCTCGGAGTTTTGAATTTAAGGGGGACACAAATTAACCATGTACCAGAAGCTGTAAAAAATAACAAGTCTTCGCTTCCTTGACATTTCTGGGTGCAAGAATCTAGAACGGTTGTCTCAGTGGACGGGTGAACTTAATTGCCCAGAACATCTGAATATATGCAAATTTGAGGACCGATGCCAAGGGAATATCAAAGCTTGTTTCTTTATCAGTACCGAGATTAGATTTCTACTTCAAACTATCTGTTTAAGAGAATGAATTCTTAAATCTGGAACATTTTTAAACTATCTGTTGAAGAGAATGGATTCTTAAATGTAGAACATTTTGTCAATTTGATCAAACTATTTGTTGAAGAGAATGAATTCTTAAATCTGGAACATTTTGTCAATTGGTCGAACTATCAGTTGAAGAGAATGAATTCATAAACTTGGAACATGTTGTCAATCTGATCAAACTATCTGTTGAGGAGAATGAATTCTTAAATCTGAAACATATTTTAAATTGATCAACCTCCATGAAGTGACTATAGATATTAAGGCTGAATTAAAAAGTTGGAGTATGTTTCAATTGATCAACCTCCATGAAGTGAGTCTAGATATCAAGGCCGAATTGAAAAGATGGAATTCTTGCCTCGACAATATCCAATGTGATCGCAGATTATGCTGATGTATGTAATCTTCCGCACCTATTGGAGAAAATGTTAGCTATGAAGAATCTTGAATTCCTTAGGCTGGATTGTTTTGCAGTGCCAAAATGAATCTATGGCTTCTCAAATCTGATGCAATTGCACTTATGCAGCTGCCATTGTGCCAGAATTAGATGATGGAGTGGGCCTCACCTTGAGGTACTGTATGTATATGACTTTCACAATCTGAAGAAAGTTCCACATTGATTGGAGATCCAGAAAGTCTTAAACCCAAATATATTAGAGAAGGGTAGGGAATTCAGGAATACAATGAAAGCCAATAACCCCAATGTCTCCATTCTCCTCTAAGGAAATAGAGCTTGAATAGTTGGTAAGTGAGCTTCTTCTCCTGAGAGCATTCTAATGCAGAATGACTTAAAGTATTTTTATAATCTCCTTCCACAGTCTAGATTATCACCTCATAAATTATTTCATAAACATAAAGAATTTAGCCATTATTTTAAACCTTACAAAATGTAGGCAACAGATTAATCTGGAAGTGTTTGAACAGAGCCAGGAACATGTGTCCATGCAAACAGAGTGCTTGTGAAGAGGTACATATTACTATCCAAATATCAATTAATGAGCAAAGATCTCTTATAGATCCATTTATTTTTGTGAACATATGAATCAAACACCTTAAGCAAACTTCACATAATAGTGAGTTGTACTTTGTTCAATATGAATTTTTAGAAGGGTTGTATGCTTATTTTCTGATTTATAAAATTAAAGGGAAAAAGTGTCGAGGTTaaaaaaattgttgcatatgaattGAAATGTTAATGTGTGTAATTTTTAGGTTTTTATTGTTGAAGTTAAATGTTGCTTTGCAAATTGTGCAAAGGGGTTTGGGCAGGATGCTGTAGATTTTATTACTTCTTATATTTTTGTCATACGTTTTCAAAGACAAGTGTCCTCCATGATTACAGACAAGTGTCCTGCAGAGCAAAGAATGCATACAGATGTTCTTTTCAATGAAACAAATGTGCAGTGTAGTATGAAGTTAAAATGTGAGTTTTGTTTTTCAAATAGAACTTTCAAATGACTGTGACCAAGCTTTGAGAACATTTAAATAGGCTTTATACTTTTAGCGACTGCGGCCAAGTCCTGAGAGTTCTTTAACAAATTAAGAGATAAATATCATCGGTTGGCTTCCGCCCAAGGTGAGTATACATTTCTTTTCAATCTAACTGCGTAATTATTTTTGCGAGAGacttttgttgtttttgtttgccAAACCCTAGGAGAAGCTTGGTCTTGATCATCGGCCAATGAAATTTTATGACACTGTATAAAACAACCGCAAAGGCAGTACCTTTTGGGACAAAGCcagcgttttttttttttttttggaagattatATATTGTGTTTTGCTTGTGCAAAAATGGGGTTTTCTTGAGCGCAATGAGCATGGGAGGATAGAAATTTGTTTTGAGGCGGATTTTAGCTGGTCGCTGGTTTGTTAGAGTTGGTAAATAGTGCAGTATAATTGCTAAGTATTAGCTTTGTGTTCTCCTCAATCttcaatctttttatttctttattattgttACAGGACAGAGTTTGCACAGGGGGTTTTTATCCACATTTTTCTGTGTAAATTATTCTCTTGTTGTCTTCATTAGATACcgactcattaattgtagtttttGGTCTTGTCTTATGATGCACATTCACCTTTGCCTGTAATCTCAACATTcaaataaaataccaaaacaaatagACAGACACTCTTTGTTCTTTGTTATAAACACATATAGAGAAGAAAATAAGAATAACTTCATTCCATTCGAATATTTTGACAATCACACATCAATTCTGTGACATTATTATTTCAAATTTTGGCCTTCTGTTGGACCTTCTCTAAACTCTGAAACTTGTCCCTCCTTGCACAGTAGCTGTTCCTTAATCCCATATATTCCTTCTCATGCAATGTCATGAAAGTCACTTAATGTTTTTCAATTCCTCATACAAATTCGTTCAATCTTATTTTAGTAAACCTGTACGCTCCCCCTTATATCTGCAATATTTAATGGACTCTGTTTTACAGTCAATCCATTCCTTCTCTTGTGCGTACCCCTATTGCTGCATTAAGTCTGTTTTTTCCTTTTGGTCTGCTTTTTCAGACCACTCCGCTTCCAAGTTCCAACACGCACAGGAGCTCTCACTTGCGCAGGTCTTCTTTCTACGCATTCCCCTGTTCCTCACATTCTATGCAGTCATATCTCTATTTCTTTTTGTCAACTCATTGCCCCTAGGCCAATACCAATCTCGATGCCCTGACTTGTGGTTGCCACCATTCACTATGCAGCCACCCAAAATACTCTTCTCCCTTTTCTACTATATTTTCTTTCCCTTGTGCCTTTTCAGTTCTCTGCAAATGTAACCTTTTTTGTCTTCCTTATGACTTTTAGCGTCACTGGGAGCTAAGTCGGCTTAAACACGCATGGTATTATTTTGTTTTGGCAGGTCAATATCCAATTGACAAAAGTAAAGCTCTGTTCCAAAACTCCCACTTTTATGCAAGCTGTGAGGATGTTGGGAAAGGTTAGCaaatttgcatttgcttgaaaagtTCTTGAGACAACATTACTCGGagacatttctgtgaaagcatttTAGTCTAGGCAACCATGACCCCAAGAAATTTAAAAGGTTTGGGCGCTGAAGGAGAGATGataattgaaaacaaatcaaaaccaaaataagaATATTAAGTTTTTAACTGCAGCAATACTTAAATAAAAGTTTATCAAGTTATTAATGTACCACTAAAATTAGAGTTTTATAATCTCCATCATATCCCTCCAAATCTGAATGGCAAAATTCTTCATTTTAATCCCAATTCCAATTTATCTTGCTTCCATAGGTGTTCTGCTGGGTGATAGCTTAATTTCACCAGTAGATTATGTGGTAAGCTTTCACTAAATGCAGCACATCAAATGTACCATGTTTTTTTTTCAGATTATTTTCTACCTTGTGATGATATGACCAGCTGTCTAACTAAAAGTTATGAATTGACAACTTTCATGGGGACCTCTACTTAAAGCTATGTAAAGACTGGATGCTGAAGTCACTGGAGAGACCAAAAGGTTAAGATAATGCATTATTTTCAGTCACAAGCCTCCTCTTTTCTTTAAAAGGAAAACAAATACTATCAGTTCAGCCAAAATACCACTCCTTCCAATTCAAACTATTTTCTAAATGTAATTCTTACACTTGGCCTCCCAAATGGACATGTGTTAATTGTCTCTTTTGTTAGTTTTTTCTTCATACTATGAAAggtttagttcttttcctttcAGATCTTCTAATATCTATTCTTAGCATATTGTACATCTTCACTGGTATTGACCTACTCTATTCATATGTGGGCATTAATAGATTTCCTTCTTTCGTTGCCTCAGAATTGCTTTGAAAATGTAGCAACAGCTAGAAATGGAAGATCATTCTAATGCCACATATACATGGGGTGATTTGGAATCTCAAATTCAGGCAGATAGCAATGGAGTAGTATGTTTAAAAATTCAAGTACCATGTCATTCTAATGCCACATATACATGGGGTGATTTGGAATCTCAAATTCAGGCAGATAGCAATGGAGTAGTATGTTTAAAAATTCAAGTACCATGGATACATGGCTAAAATGATCATAAAACCATCAATGATTGGAAATATTTTCTTGTTTCATACATAACTTTTACAATTTCCTACTCGACGATTCCTCCAATGAAATTGTATCCTCAGCAACAGTCTCGCTAGAAAGATTATCTAGTAGGACTTCTCATCACTACATACAATATCTAACCTCCAACAAGAAAAATGGGCAGATTAAACCATCAAGTTATTCAGGATTTTTCAGTGTAATGAACAGACCCATTCGCAAGAAACTCAAGATCGGTCTGTCATATGTAATGTAAGATTACTTTTTCATGTTCCTTTACTTCATCATTTTTCAGCTATATCTACTGACTTCGAAATCCATGAACATCAATTAGTATTTCAATGGACGAGAAAGATTGTTAAAGTACTCAAGCATAGATTTTTTATCTATTTTTAACTTCTTTGAGGCCAATAAAATTTCATTCTTTATAATTAACAGATCTTTTATAAATAACATGTATGCTGAATTTATTTATCAGATGGGATGAATTGCTGGGCGTTGTTTTCGATGCTCTGGCTATTGATTTCATGCAGAGTGCAGTTGATAAGGTAAGAAAGTTTGTCTGGTGCCAATAAGTTTTTAAATTAAAATGTGAGTAAAACTTTGCATTATCAATATGTTTCGCTCAATTTGGCAGCTGTTTATATGCAGATCACTCTGATGTAAACAAATAGCAGATTAAACAAACTATGCTGCCTACTCAAGCTGTCCTAATATGACAAAAACACATATCTGCATAGATATTTCTTAGTCAAGTATTACTAGAATGGTGAAACCTTACGTGATCATGTTTCGTAGGTGAATCGACTGTCCTGCTCTGCATTTCCTAATTCCTATCTCGTTTGCTTTCACATTGACTTGCATTACATTCATTTTCATGATAAAATTAGGACTTCCAAGTGTACATTTGGTTAGTAGTTCCAAGTGTACTTTACCATGCATTCTCGAATTAAAATCATGTCTTCTTATAGAAagtttcacaaaaatatcaaaatttttCCCACTACTGTCGTGTCCCCTCATTCATAGTAGAAAGAATTGAATTGATATTCTTTTTTTATCATATCATATGTAAAAtcatattattataattaaaaaatgatatcATACTATTAATTTACACTTTAtattgattaatgttattttaattaacaatttacaaagatatatatatatacacaccatAAACAAGATAGAGTAATTAGTTCGATCTTCCCAAAGTTGGGTGACTATTTGAATCGGTGGGGTGACTGAATGTCACCCACGTCAGACTTGGGAGGGTCCCGCTAGACAAAAGATAGCGCCCCTTCCTATTGGAGCGTTGCCAGGTGAACCATTGTGGCCCTCCACCCCGATTGAAGGCGATGATAACTGTTGTGTATAACATTAATCAAATGGAGCGCATTAATATGATATtaatttgagagacaaattagataAACAATATTAAAACGATAATAGTGTTAGACATGGTGTATAAATATATATCTGCACATTAACTCAGGAGTACATAATACAATTAAATTTAGGCTGCACAAAATATTGTAATGGTGTAACTCCATATGATGTGAATAATATTAGGAATAATAATTTAGTATAATGGAATAATGACAATAAATGGTTAATACAGATACAAAGATACTAACAGAAAATGTTGATGATAACAACATAATACAAGGCTTTAATGTAATATAATGGAATGTGATAATTAAATAAGATATAATGGAATATTACAATGtgatgaattgaataaatataataaatgattCATTGTAAATGAGGGACTCTCTTAAGTATGCCACTCCACAAGGCATGCCTAACACCTACCACATGGAGTCAAGAGGAATGAAGCATCTGAtcttgggcttaagagagaaggtggttgtgatgaggggaAACGGTGATAGAACACCTCACTGGGTACGTtactccatgatggatgcctaacacctgccatatggagccaaggGGGATATGGTATTTTGCACTTGGGCCTAGGAGGAATGGTTTtttggacaccctatccaactaatGGACTAAGGAAATTGATTAGTAATTGACTTACAAATTGATTTTATATAATAATCTGATTTCATCTAGAAAATATaataatttgattatatccaacaaTTATAATTTTAATGGTAATTATGGGTCAGGGGTCTAACTCGATTGGCGAGAGCTTCTAGTGGTGAAGCACGAGGTCACAAGGTCTAGTCTCCCCTAGCCCACGTGGTATTGGAAGACGTGTTGGGCCAgcgtcacgttaaaaagtttacccaaCGCATTGCAGTTTATAGGGGGTGCTATAAAAAACATTCTAACGGTAATTAATATATCATAATTGATATCAATATTATTTCACATATGTTCTCTAATTTTGGGGAAGACAGTATACAAAGGTACGCCTATAAAACTCAATTACCTATTTATAGATTTGGCCAAATTTAGGTTGATTTAAAGTGTAACTAATTAGGGAAAATTACAACTACTCTATTCAACATTGCAGGCGTTATCAAGGTTTTTATAGAAATAAAAGTAGTAGTTTCATAACAAATGGGTAAAATGTATTGTTGGTTATTTAAACGTTGAATAATTTCGTAGTCACTAGTCTGCTTAAAGTCATATTTTTGGATAGATAACTTGTTCATATAGAGTTAGTAACAATAGCAGTCTTTTCTTTGGGTTGTTTGGAATCCCTCTCCTCCATGAGAGAACATATACTACAAAAATAAATATGAGGTAACACTATAGTTTAATCATAAACAAGTGAGACAAATTCCAATGAAGGAATAAGATCATCTgtcattttgaaagaaaaatcagatcAACATTCTATTATCTCTCTCCCATTTTCTAATGAGCCACGACATTCTTATAGTGTCATTGCTACGGGTTTTGCATATATCCATGGCTTGCTATTGCCGCCTTATGTTTGCTAAGTTACATATTCTCTGTATGATTAGAAGTTTTCTATTGGCTTTCTGTTTCATGTTCTCTAGTTGCTGATTTTTAGTGGCTACCTTGGCACCATTTTTTTGCATTTGATGGGCATATTGTTGAGCACCATGTACAATAACTTGATTGTTGGTTTTCTATGATAATTGATTTATTCAGATTTAAGTGATCTCATTCAGAGGTTACACTTGAGCCTCATTGTGGCAAACAACTGAGGATTCAAGCCTGAGAGATGAGGGATTTGACGTTACTTGCTTAGGCCCTAGTCATGACTTTGTTGCAGAGCTATGTGATCATTCAGTGTTATAGTTGCTGATTTTTAGTGGTTACCTTGGCACAATTTCCTTGCATTTGATGGGCATATTGTTGAGCACCATATATAATAACTTGATTGTTGGTTTTCTGTGATAATGAGTTTGGATTTGTAGTTCGAGAAATATCTATGATTCTTAAACTAGAAGTTTAtaatagactctgattgggctactatgttgatagttgatagttgTTTGTATATGATGGTTGCAAATATATCTGCTTTTCTTGGTAATCTAATCATGATTTTTGACAAAACAAATCAATCACTAAGCATTGAAACACACAAGGTGAGAAATTTAATCATATATTACTCGATATTCCAAATGGAGATATTACAATATGCAACATGCAGGTCTAAAGTAGATTAATTCAACTTAACCTCCTTTTAAattgtttgtttttattttaaaaaaatttgatgtGCATGATGAAGTAAATTgtgttaattttagtactttcaaATTAGatgaaactcagaaaatcagaatttgtttctaactaggttaattagatttattggttttcagatttaagcatagtaagaaatgaatgcaaaagagACAAAACAAAGTTACCCTGAGAAAACTTCCTAGGAGGAAAAActcagccagaaaagatccttagatctgattatggttttagattcaattgacaattacacacttatctggagtatagaagTTGTAGTCACAAGGAAGATGATATAGAAGACTACACATCTAGTTTGTTGATAGTGATCATGATTTACAGTCCTTCTAACTTGTCTTGCTGTGCATGCACCTTTCAACTAGTTCACAGTCCTTTGCTTGAGCCTTCAATGGAGATCCCTGTCTTTGATGATAAGTTCGCTGTGTTCACCAATTAGATCTGCACATACATGGAGTTCATTGTGATCACCAATTAGATCTGCACATACATGGACTTCGCTGTGACCTAACTGATAATCTGCTGCCTATGAATGAAGTTCGCTGTGATCTGCTGCTTGCAAAGGAGTTCACTACCCAAGAAGGATATATTTCGCATTTACTTGAAAATTGCATTGATTATATTATGAGAGGTATATGTCTTATTTATAGGAGAGCAACCACTCCTAATCAAGTTGGCTTATGATGAATTAATAACCTTTAATTTATTTGCATCACTTTAACCAAAACCCTTTAttagatagggtcggccctattcatGTAAGCATGTTATCTTGCACGTAGCGTGGAATTGAGGAGTAGTGTGGTGTCAAGGAGTGCGTGATGTATAGGGCCCAACCCTAAAAGTGGCGTGTGGGATGAGAAGGGCCCAACCCTAAGAGTAACGTGTGAGAGGAGAAGGGCCCAGCACTtggtggattccaatgttgccttaagacaattggaatccgcattctacctagttacaatcaacactccctcttaactagggagaaaGATAATCTTACAACCTGGTTACAAGATTAGGGCCCAACCCTAAGTAATACATACAATGTTTAAATTGTAATTTGAACTTAGCTGTCAACTTCAAATATACCTGAGAGATCACAACAAGTAGCCACAAATAGTagcccatagtatccatcttgtactGCCTGTGGAGAGTGGATgcacacttgcaagtcatgaatacatacacaattattcatGCACATCATGAAGTCTTTCCATGCCATCAATTGCGTATATCCATCATACATTGTCTTTACTTcaatcttctcccaaagaagaatgtaacatcataatcttccatcttgcacccaagcatagagtggagctacataatcataatcttccagctcgcacacaagcatagactggatccaccttacattgcccgcagagggtgaagaggatcttttctaccatcttacattgctcgCAGAGGATGGTTACCAATTACACTTCTCCTTGAGAAGAttccatcttacattgcccgta
This window harbors:
- the LOC131054341 gene encoding uncharacterized protein LOC131054341 isoform X2, with translation MASAMVVLVVSNHVGMMTQQIHKQASSVLNLRRLFEWMNKTLRKTEIQSAHEGFVKSWLLNVVEIALDAEGILDECGIESQDGMNCWALFSMLWLLISCRVQLIRFK
- the LOC131054341 gene encoding disease resistance protein RPS5 isoform X1, with product MASAMVVLVVSNHVGMMTQQIHKQASSVLNLRRLFEWMNKTLRKTEIQSAHEGFVKSWLLNVVEIALDAEGILDECGIESQGTDNGNPQSCCVFAFTCSQLIYHYQMGRWIKVGKDRMRSIMGDAGELKLVGGLIHSDQGFMGTAQYVKWGRASLMESDSKPVAIEPKFENALSLLDGHVVSVIVCVGMGGTGKTFLLQHVFNRRKDRFEKAIGLSVSQTYSLQKLQAAFALKIGLNEVVKGRVDEVQAAELIHDCLKSRGSLIVLDDVWRATREASLVFALDLPARNDTQCKIVVSARSRDVCRRMNASDYQVQHMTDEESWKLFCAFAFSHCQQNQPPHQLEGIARQIDGECARLPMED